The following are encoded together in the Haloarcula rubripromontorii genome:
- a CDS encoding long-chain fatty acid--CoA ligase: MPGGSPQTLRPFLWRAETLYPDTEVVSRTHEGIVRHDYAEYAERTAQLANAIEEAGYGDGERLGTFCWNHSRHFETYFGIPGTGAQLHTINPLLPDKHIQYIVSDAQDELIFVDESLLPKLEGAAADDPESFETVEQFVVMSESVPDTDLDAVAYESFIADQPTEYDWPELEEDRPAGLCYTSGTTGRPKGVEYTQQMLWSHTMAIQSPQGIPLDDDDVVMPVVPMFHVNAWGLPFSATAGGAKHVYPGPQPEPADLAKLIEEEDVTVTAGVPTVWLGLMEYIKENDVDLSSLERLIVGGSAAPEAMIRFFDDHDVELVHAWGMTETAPVGAVASLRSDLADADYQTQLDKRAKQGLVTPGLEFRVIDDDGNEVPHNGEDFGELHIRGPWVTTEYFKRPEANEQEFEDGYLKTGDVVSVDEDGYIKIVDRAKDVIKSGGEWISSLELENELIAHEDVNEAAVIGVPHERWQERPLAMIVPTADADEEALGDELRAHILDSYPKWWVPDNFITIDEVPKTATGKFDKKSLRDEYADESLVEGRVPDDAAPE; this comes from the coding sequence ATGCCAGGAGGAAGCCCACAAACTCTCCGACCGTTCCTGTGGCGTGCAGAAACACTGTATCCGGACACAGAGGTAGTCTCTCGTACCCACGAGGGCATCGTCCGTCACGACTACGCCGAATATGCCGAGCGAACGGCGCAGCTAGCGAACGCAATCGAGGAAGCCGGCTATGGCGACGGCGAACGACTCGGTACGTTCTGCTGGAACCACAGCCGCCACTTCGAAACGTACTTTGGGATACCGGGAACCGGTGCGCAGCTACACACGATCAACCCGCTCCTGCCCGACAAACACATCCAGTATATCGTCAGCGACGCACAGGACGAACTCATCTTCGTCGACGAATCGCTCCTGCCGAAGCTCGAAGGGGCCGCCGCCGATGATCCCGAGTCTTTCGAGACGGTCGAGCAGTTCGTCGTGATGAGTGAGTCCGTCCCGGACACTGATCTCGATGCCGTTGCCTACGAGTCGTTCATCGCCGACCAGCCGACGGAGTACGACTGGCCCGAACTGGAAGAGGACCGTCCTGCCGGACTCTGTTACACCTCCGGGACGACGGGACGGCCGAAAGGCGTCGAGTACACCCAGCAGATGCTGTGGAGCCACACGATGGCGATTCAGTCGCCACAGGGGATTCCGCTCGACGACGACGACGTCGTGATGCCGGTCGTCCCGATGTTCCACGTCAACGCGTGGGGCCTCCCGTTTTCGGCAACTGCTGGCGGGGCCAAGCACGTCTACCCCGGGCCACAGCCGGAGCCGGCGGACCTCGCAAAGCTCATTGAAGAAGAGGATGTCACCGTCACAGCTGGTGTCCCGACCGTCTGGCTGGGACTGATGGAGTACATCAAAGAAAACGATGTCGACCTCTCATCGCTTGAGCGGCTCATTGTCGGTGGAAGCGCCGCGCCGGAAGCGATGATCCGGTTCTTCGACGACCACGACGTGGAGCTTGTCCACGCCTGGGGGATGACCGAGACGGCTCCGGTGGGTGCGGTGGCGTCCCTGCGGAGTGACTTGGCGGACGCCGACTATCAGACGCAGCTAGATAAGCGGGCAAAGCAGGGACTCGTCACGCCCGGGCTGGAGTTCCGTGTCATCGACGACGACGGCAACGAGGTCCCGCACAACGGCGAGGACTTCGGCGAACTCCATATCCGTGGGCCGTGGGTGACGACGGAGTACTTCAAGCGCCCGGAAGCGAACGAGCAGGAGTTCGAAGACGGCTATCTGAAGACCGGCGACGTGGTGTCCGTCGACGAAGACGGCTACATCAAAATTGTCGACCGGGCGAAAGACGTCATCAAGAGCGGCGGGGAATGGATCTCCTCGCTCGAACTGGAGAATGAACTGATAGCCCACGAGGACGTGAACGAAGCGGCAGTCATCGGTGTCCCACACGAGCGCTGGCAGGAGCGCCCCCTCGCGATGATTGTTCCGACAGCCGACGCCGACGAGGAGGCGCTCGGTGATGAACTCCGGGCGCACATCCTCGACTCCTACCCCAAGTGGTGGGTCCCGGACAACTTCATCACCATCGACGAGGTGCCAAAGACAGCAACTGGGAAGTTCGACAAGAAGTCGCTCCGTGACGAGTACGCCGACGAATCGCTCGTTGAGGGCCGTGTCCCCGACGATGCCGCCCCTGAGTGA
- a CDS encoding O-methyltransferase, with translation MDETPLPTVTEQFARTLAPASDAVIEEMDAKADREGFPTVGPAVGGWLRLVARMVDADRVFEFGSGFGYSAYWMAPAVPDDGQIVLTEIDADELEEAREFLDRGGFADQAVFEHGDAIETVENYGGPFDVVLIDNEKHRYAEAFEAVREKVPVGGAVVADNMIEAGSLEFEAVQALLDGTDVDANETSRGIAAYLECVSDDPEFETGLLPLGEGVAVSVRME, from the coding sequence ACTCCACTGCCCACGGTTACAGAGCAGTTCGCCCGGACACTGGCCCCAGCCAGCGATGCAGTCATCGAGGAGATGGACGCCAAGGCCGACCGGGAAGGGTTCCCGACGGTCGGCCCCGCAGTCGGCGGGTGGCTCCGCCTCGTCGCCCGGATGGTCGACGCCGACCGCGTCTTCGAGTTCGGTTCCGGTTTTGGCTACTCTGCGTACTGGATGGCTCCGGCCGTGCCCGACGATGGACAGATTGTCCTGACGGAGATTGACGCCGACGAACTCGAGGAAGCCCGCGAGTTCCTCGACCGCGGCGGATTCGCCGATCAGGCTGTCTTCGAACACGGGGACGCAATCGAAACCGTCGAGAACTACGGCGGTCCGTTTGACGTGGTACTCATCGACAACGAGAAGCACCGGTACGCGGAGGCCTTCGAGGCCGTCCGGGAGAAAGTGCCGGTCGGCGGGGCCGTCGTCGCAGACAACATGATCGAGGCCGGGTCGCTAGAGTTCGAGGCAGTACAGGCGCTGCTGGACGGCACCGACGTCGATGCCAACGAAACGAGTCGTGGTATCGCCGCGTATCTCGAATGCGTCAGCGACGACCCGGAGTTCGAGACAGGGCTGTTGCCGCTAGGCGAGGGCGTTGCCGTGAGCGTTCGCATGGAGTGA
- a CDS encoding DUF6517 family protein codes for MNRREYLLTGATLGTAGLAGCSFLAAAEAPPPNVPTAQLNDGGWTRTDQSSETVFDRSYGPVSVEAVSSTVQYVDEQLQERVASRTLDQVQTALSVFFATRVDFSPNLDNLPAGVGRKELLAEVRTNARDSFEQQMEAQGLTDIEQSGEGTIDIATGETAETVELSAVYPFEGLSFAVTENEAVEIPASNIDISAMFAVWHHGDFVIISGGAYPAQNFAQTVETDLSDGITVSVDVDLGLQPATYRTEVRDLVAGVQ; via the coding sequence ATGAATCGTCGAGAGTACCTGCTTACCGGAGCAACCCTCGGGACTGCCGGACTTGCGGGGTGTTCGTTTCTGGCCGCAGCCGAGGCACCGCCACCGAACGTTCCGACAGCACAACTGAACGACGGTGGGTGGACGCGAACGGACCAGTCCTCAGAAACAGTGTTCGACCGGAGCTACGGTCCGGTTTCGGTCGAGGCCGTCTCCAGTACGGTCCAGTATGTCGACGAACAACTACAGGAGCGTGTCGCCAGCCGAACTCTCGATCAGGTCCAGACTGCGCTCTCCGTGTTTTTCGCCACGCGAGTGGATTTCAGCCCGAACCTCGACAATCTCCCGGCTGGCGTGGGCCGCAAAGAACTGCTGGCCGAAGTCAGAACAAATGCCCGCGACAGCTTCGAACAGCAGATGGAGGCGCAGGGGCTGACAGACATCGAGCAATCCGGTGAGGGAACAATCGATATCGCCACCGGTGAGACGGCCGAAACGGTCGAACTGTCCGCTGTGTACCCCTTCGAGGGACTCTCTTTCGCGGTGACGGAAAACGAGGCGGTCGAGATACCGGCCAGCAACATCGACATCTCGGCGATGTTCGCCGTCTGGCACCACGGTGATTTTGTCATCATCTCCGGGGGCGCGTACCCGGCGCAGAACTTCGCTCAGACCGTCGAAACCGACCTGAGCGACGGTATTACGGTCTCCGTTGATGTCGACCTCGGCCTCCAGCCAGCCACCTACCGGACCGAAGTTCGGGATCTCGTCGCTGGCGTCCAGTAA
- a CDS encoding chemotaxis protein CheC, which produces MSLMIDIRKLGLFNQMAKEGGNTVANHLSQMTGMETEMEITKINFIDIPDIKTHVGDEKQIGISIEMVEKPHGHILFLFNAASAKDLATGMIGDMGETDPNASGFTDMERSAIQEIGNIMTSGFIDGWANVLDTTIDISTPNFTFGPGSGMVDQLVGDRDNEMALMFDSRVHALESDINVKVYTFPELEELVDLMQEIEV; this is translated from the coding sequence ATGAGTCTGATGATAGATATTCGGAAGCTCGGGTTGTTCAATCAGATGGCTAAAGAGGGCGGCAACACCGTTGCGAACCACCTCAGCCAGATGACAGGGATGGAGACGGAGATGGAGATCACGAAGATCAACTTCATCGATATCCCGGATATCAAAACACACGTCGGCGACGAGAAGCAGATCGGTATCAGTATCGAAATGGTCGAAAAGCCCCATGGGCATATCCTGTTCCTGTTCAACGCCGCCAGTGCGAAGGACCTCGCCACCGGGATGATCGGCGATATGGGTGAAACAGACCCCAACGCCAGCGGTTTCACCGACATGGAGCGCTCGGCGATTCAGGAGATCGGGAACATCATGACCAGCGGCTTCATCGACGGCTGGGCGAACGTTCTCGATACCACCATCGACATCTCCACGCCGAACTTCACGTTCGGCCCGGGGAGTGGGATGGTGGACCAGCTCGTCGGCGACCGGGACAACGAGATGGCGCTGATGTTCGACTCCCGCGTCCACGCACTGGAGTCCGACATCAACGTAAAGGTGTACACGTTTCCGGAACTCGAAGAACTGGTCGACCTGATGCAGGAAATCGAAGTGTAA